A genomic region of Streptosporangium lutulentum contains the following coding sequences:
- a CDS encoding alpha/beta hydrolase, translating to MTTPTPVIFIHGLWLHATSWNPWAELFREAGYEPLAPGWPGDSDTVEESRANPESIADHGIDDVVEHYTKIIEGLAVKPILIGHSFGGMIAQKLLGRDLAAAAVAIDAAQIKGVLPLPLSALRSAFPVFKNPGNRHRAVSLTAEQFRYAFGNAISAEESDALFERWAIPAPGKPLFEAAAANFDPHSPAKVDTANEMRGPLLLITGGKDHTVPEAVTRATLKQYRHSHAVTDIKDFPDRAHSLVIDGGWREVADATLSWLRAQAL from the coding sequence CTGGGCCGAGCTCTTCCGGGAGGCCGGCTACGAGCCCCTCGCCCCCGGCTGGCCCGGCGACTCCGACACCGTCGAGGAATCCCGCGCCAACCCCGAGAGCATCGCCGACCACGGCATCGACGACGTCGTCGAGCACTACACGAAGATCATCGAAGGTCTCGCGGTCAAGCCCATCCTGATCGGGCACTCCTTCGGCGGCATGATCGCCCAGAAGCTCCTCGGCCGGGATCTCGCCGCCGCCGCCGTGGCGATCGACGCCGCCCAGATCAAGGGCGTGCTGCCGCTGCCGCTGTCCGCGCTGCGCTCCGCCTTCCCGGTGTTCAAGAATCCAGGCAACAGGCACAGGGCGGTCTCGCTGACCGCCGAGCAGTTCCGCTACGCCTTCGGCAACGCGATCTCCGCGGAGGAGTCCGACGCCCTGTTCGAGCGCTGGGCGATCCCGGCGCCGGGCAAGCCGCTGTTCGAGGCCGCCGCCGCCAACTTCGACCCGCACTCGCCGGCCAAGGTCGACACCGCCAACGAGATGCGCGGCCCGCTGCTGCTGATCACCGGCGGTAAGGACCACACCGTGCCCGAGGCCGTCACCAGGGCCACCCTCAAGCAGTATCGCCATTCCCACGCGGTCACCGACATCAAGGACTTCCCCGACCGGGCGCACTCCCTGGTCATCGACGGCGGCTGGCGCGAGGTCGCGGACGCGACCCTGTCCTGGCTGAGGGCGCAGGCGCTCTAG